In Canis aureus isolate CA01 chromosome 6, VMU_Caureus_v.1.0, whole genome shotgun sequence, one genomic interval encodes:
- the TTC24 gene encoding tetratricopeptide repeat protein 24 isoform X2 — MEGDVPQEPEPSTSKKKKKKQKWPQQEASIQALTRAGHGALLAGRNHEALTSFQRAFILASEAPQTQDTSVLRACAFNLGAAYVETGDPARGLKLLLRARPEEKAQGRGHGDQCFNVALAYQALGKLPQALAWYHRALGHYHPLGDQGQAQAKMGACYRALGQPALAAHCLQEASQAYVQAGQPQDAALALGAAAACMLKSGQHGVGDVVQVLEESQRLAERSPEQGLLGQLYNDLGLSYSQLQLFSLAAEAFLRALPLCRGPGEEAMVLTNLGAAHSALGNYQEARDVHRKAADLHGSVGQRQEQGRSFGSLAFALSQLGNHRAARDNYLHALQAARDTGDTKGQWQACEGLGAAAARLGQHNQALWYYKEALARSQKEPDSVRDRLVAKLADAMRTHLAQAGPVPTYSLTSAPGRPQAPGGVAGPPAGVGRSRAEVWHRSWGRWEEEAYEESQEEREDQQPADVPVTSWAQRLECLGPRAHLPLGGQRPLRMEQPGTLVPNGPQANRSSSWSRETPSGNPQRRPTESGFCAII, encoded by the exons ATGGAGGGAG ATGTCCCCCAAGAGCCTGAACCCTCAACctccaagaagaaaaagaagaagcaaaagtgGCCACAGCAAGAGGCCAGCATCCAAGCCCTCACCAGGGCTGGCCATGGAGCCCTACTGGCTGGCCGGAACCATGAAGCCTTGACCAGCTTCCAGAGGGCCTTCATCCTGGCCTCTGAGGCCCCACAAACTCAGGACACCTCTGTTCTCCGGGCCTGTGCCTTCAACCTAGGGGCCGCCTATGTGGAGACAGGGGACCCAGCCAGAGGCCTCAAGCTGCTCCTGCGAGCCCGACCTGAAGAGAAGGCGCAGGGCAGGGGTCATGGGGACCAATGTTTCAACGTGGCTTTGGCCTACCAGGCCCTGGGCAAGCTGCCCCAAGCTTTGGCCTGGTACCACAGGGCCCTGGGTCACTACCACCCATTAGGTGACCAGGGGCAGGCCCAAGCAAAAATGGGAGCCTGCTACCGGGCTCTGGGACAGCCTGCACTAGCAGCCCACTGTCTGCAGGAAGCAAGCCAGGCCTACGTccaagcagggcagccccaggatgCAGCCCTGGCATTGGGGGCTGCAGCAGCTTGTATGCTGAAGAGTGGGCAACACGGGGTGGGTGACGTAGTACAGGTGCTGGAGGAGAGCCAGAGGCTTGCTGAGAGGAGTCCTGAGCAGGGACTGCTGG GGCAGCTCTATAACGACCTGGGCCTGAGCTACTCCCAGCTCCAGCTGTTCTCGCTAGCAGCTGAGGCCTTCCTGCGGGCCCTGCCCCTGTGCCGGGGGCCAGGAGAGGAGGCCATGGTGCTGACAAACCTCGGAGCAGCCCACAGCGCCCTTGGCAACTATCAGGAAGCCCGGGATGTTCACCGGAAGGCAGCTGACCTGCATG GCTCCGTGGGGCAGCGGCAGGAGCAGGGCCGCAGCTTCGGCAGCCTGGCATTTGCACTGAGTCAGCTGGGGAACCACAGAGCAGCCAGAGACAACTACCTGCATGCCCTACAGGCTGCCCGGGATACTG GGGACACGAAGGGGCAGTGGCAGGCCTGTGAGGGGCTGGGGGCCGCAGCAGCCAGGCTGGGGCAGCACAACCAGGCCTTGTGGTACTATAAGGAAGCACTGGCCCGGAGTCAG AAGGAGCCAGACTCTGTGCGGGATCGGCTGGTGGCCAAGCTGGCAGATGCCATGAGAACCCACTTGGCCCAGGCGGGGCCTGTCCCGACCTACAGCCTG ACTTCGGCTCCAGGGAGACCCCAGGCTCCAGGTGGGGTGGCCGGGCCCCCAGCtggggtgggaaggagcagagcgGAAGTGTGGCACAG GTCTTGGGGTAGGTGGGAAGAAGAAGCGTACGAGGAgagccaggaggagagagaagaccaGCAGCCGGCGGATGTCCCTGTGACATCTTGGGCACAGAGACTGGAGT gtCTAGGACCCAGAGCCCATCTCCCACTTGGAGGCCAACGCCCCCTCCGAATGGAGCAGCCTGGCACTCTGGTGCCCAATGGCCCCCAAGCCAACAG GTCATCCAGCTGGTCCAGGGAGACCCCCAGTGGGAACCCTCAGAGGAGACCCACCGAGTCTGGCTTCTGTGCCATCATATGA
- the TTC24 gene encoding tetratricopeptide repeat protein 24 isoform X1: protein MSFSNPEDVPQEPEPSTSKKKKKKQKWPQQEASIQALTRAGHGALLAGRNHEALTSFQRAFILASEAPQTQDTSVLRACAFNLGAAYVETGDPARGLKLLLRARPEEKAQGRGHGDQCFNVALAYQALGKLPQALAWYHRALGHYHPLGDQGQAQAKMGACYRALGQPALAAHCLQEASQAYVQAGQPQDAALALGAAAACMLKSGQHGVGDVVQVLEESQRLAERSPEQGLLGQLYNDLGLSYSQLQLFSLAAEAFLRALPLCRGPGEEAMVLTNLGAAHSALGNYQEARDVHRKAADLHGSVGQRQEQGRSFGSLAFALSQLGNHRAARDNYLHALQAARDTGDTKGQWQACEGLGAAAARLGQHNQALWYYKEALARSQKEPDSVRDRLVAKLADAMRTHLAQAGPVPTYSLTSAPGRPQAPGGVAGPPAGVGRSRAEVWHRSWGRWEEEAYEESQEEREDQQPADVPVTSWAQRLECLGPRAHLPLGGQRPLRMEQPGTLVPNGPQANRSSSWSRETPSGNPQRRPTESGFCAII from the exons ATGTCTTTCTCCAACCCTGAAGATGTCCCCCAAGAGCCTGAACCCTCAACctccaagaagaaaaagaagaagcaaaagtgGCCACAGCAAGAGGCCAGCATCCAAGCCCTCACCAGGGCTGGCCATGGAGCCCTACTGGCTGGCCGGAACCATGAAGCCTTGACCAGCTTCCAGAGGGCCTTCATCCTGGCCTCTGAGGCCCCACAAACTCAGGACACCTCTGTTCTCCGGGCCTGTGCCTTCAACCTAGGGGCCGCCTATGTGGAGACAGGGGACCCAGCCAGAGGCCTCAAGCTGCTCCTGCGAGCCCGACCTGAAGAGAAGGCGCAGGGCAGGGGTCATGGGGACCAATGTTTCAACGTGGCTTTGGCCTACCAGGCCCTGGGCAAGCTGCCCCAAGCTTTGGCCTGGTACCACAGGGCCCTGGGTCACTACCACCCATTAGGTGACCAGGGGCAGGCCCAAGCAAAAATGGGAGCCTGCTACCGGGCTCTGGGACAGCCTGCACTAGCAGCCCACTGTCTGCAGGAAGCAAGCCAGGCCTACGTccaagcagggcagccccaggatgCAGCCCTGGCATTGGGGGCTGCAGCAGCTTGTATGCTGAAGAGTGGGCAACACGGGGTGGGTGACGTAGTACAGGTGCTGGAGGAGAGCCAGAGGCTTGCTGAGAGGAGTCCTGAGCAGGGACTGCTGG GGCAGCTCTATAACGACCTGGGCCTGAGCTACTCCCAGCTCCAGCTGTTCTCGCTAGCAGCTGAGGCCTTCCTGCGGGCCCTGCCCCTGTGCCGGGGGCCAGGAGAGGAGGCCATGGTGCTGACAAACCTCGGAGCAGCCCACAGCGCCCTTGGCAACTATCAGGAAGCCCGGGATGTTCACCGGAAGGCAGCTGACCTGCATG GCTCCGTGGGGCAGCGGCAGGAGCAGGGCCGCAGCTTCGGCAGCCTGGCATTTGCACTGAGTCAGCTGGGGAACCACAGAGCAGCCAGAGACAACTACCTGCATGCCCTACAGGCTGCCCGGGATACTG GGGACACGAAGGGGCAGTGGCAGGCCTGTGAGGGGCTGGGGGCCGCAGCAGCCAGGCTGGGGCAGCACAACCAGGCCTTGTGGTACTATAAGGAAGCACTGGCCCGGAGTCAG AAGGAGCCAGACTCTGTGCGGGATCGGCTGGTGGCCAAGCTGGCAGATGCCATGAGAACCCACTTGGCCCAGGCGGGGCCTGTCCCGACCTACAGCCTG ACTTCGGCTCCAGGGAGACCCCAGGCTCCAGGTGGGGTGGCCGGGCCCCCAGCtggggtgggaaggagcagagcgGAAGTGTGGCACAG GTCTTGGGGTAGGTGGGAAGAAGAAGCGTACGAGGAgagccaggaggagagagaagaccaGCAGCCGGCGGATGTCCCTGTGACATCTTGGGCACAGAGACTGGAGT gtCTAGGACCCAGAGCCCATCTCCCACTTGGAGGCCAACGCCCCCTCCGAATGGAGCAGCCTGGCACTCTGGTGCCCAATGGCCCCCAAGCCAACAG GTCATCCAGCTGGTCCAGGGAGACCCCCAGTGGGAACCCTCAGAGGAGACCCACCGAGTCTGGCTTCTGTGCCATCATATGA
- the NAXE gene encoding NAD(P)H-hydrate epimerase isoform X1, translating into MRRASFMSALRALLGLGLLAAGSRLRRVPGRAGACPAGSAWWEARRPHSGGGGEPAGMASPAVKYLSQEEAQAVDEELFNEYQFSVDQLMELAGLSCATAIAKAYPPTSMSRSPPAVLVICGPGNNGGDGLVCARHLKLFGYQPTIYYPKRPNKPLFTALVTQCQKMDIPFLGEMPPEPMLIDELYELVVDAIFGFSFKGDVREPFRTILSVLDGLTVPIASIDIPSGWDVEKGNSGGIQPDLLISLTAPKKSATQFTGRYHYLGGRFVPPALEKKYQLNLPPYPDTECVYRLQ; encoded by the exons ATGCGCCGGGCGAGCTTCATGTCCGCGCTGCGAGCGCTGCTCGGGCTCGGGCTTCTGGCAGCCGGCTCGCGCCTGAGGCGGGTCCCGGGCCGGGCCGGAGCCTGCCCTGCGGGGTCCGCGTGGTGGGAGGCGCGGCGACCACActcgggcggcggcggggagccGGCAGGCATGGCGAGCCCGGCGGTGAAGTACCTGAG CCAGGAGGAGGCCCAGGCGGTGGACGAGGAGCTGTTCAACGAGTACCAGTTCAGCGTGGACCAGCTGATGGAGCTGGCTGGGCTGAGCTGCGCCACAGCCATTGCTAAG gcctacCCCCCCACGTCCATGTCCCGGAGCCCCCCCGCGGTCCTGGTCATCTGCGGACCTGGAAATAACGGAGGAGACGGCCTGGTCTGCGCTCGGCACCTCAAGCTCTTT GGCTACCAGCCAACCATTTATTATCCCAAAAGGCCGAACAAGCCACTCTTCACCGCATTGGTGACCCAGTGTCAGAAAATGGACATCCCTTTCCTCGGTGAAATGCCCCCAGAG CCCATGCTGATTGATGAGCTGTATGAGCTGGTGGTGGATGCCATCTTTGGCTTCAGCTTCAAAGGTGATGTTCGAGAGCCGTTCCGCACCATCCTGAGTGTCCTGGATGGGCTCACTGTGCCCATTGCAAGCATCGACATTCCTTCAG GATGGGATGTGGAGAAGGGAAACTCTGGAGGGATCCAGCCAGACTTGCTCATCTCCCTGACAGCACCCAAAAAGTCTGCAACCCAATTCACTGGTCGCTACCACTATCTGGGAGGTCGTTTTGTACCACCTGCTCTAGAAAAGAAGTACCAGTTGAATTTGCCACCTTACCCTGACACGGAGTGTGTCTACCGTCTTCAGTGA
- the NAXE gene encoding NAD(P)H-hydrate epimerase isoform X2, with amino-acid sequence MRRASFMSALRALLGLGLLAAGSRLRRVPGRAGACPAGSAWWEARRPHSGGGGEPAGMASPAVKYLSQEEAQAVDEELFNEYQFSVDQLMELAGLSCATAIAKGYQPTIYYPKRPNKPLFTALVTQCQKMDIPFLGEMPPEPMLIDELYELVVDAIFGFSFKGDVREPFRTILSVLDGLTVPIASIDIPSGWDVEKGNSGGIQPDLLISLTAPKKSATQFTGRYHYLGGRFVPPALEKKYQLNLPPYPDTECVYRLQ; translated from the exons ATGCGCCGGGCGAGCTTCATGTCCGCGCTGCGAGCGCTGCTCGGGCTCGGGCTTCTGGCAGCCGGCTCGCGCCTGAGGCGGGTCCCGGGCCGGGCCGGAGCCTGCCCTGCGGGGTCCGCGTGGTGGGAGGCGCGGCGACCACActcgggcggcggcggggagccGGCAGGCATGGCGAGCCCGGCGGTGAAGTACCTGAG CCAGGAGGAGGCCCAGGCGGTGGACGAGGAGCTGTTCAACGAGTACCAGTTCAGCGTGGACCAGCTGATGGAGCTGGCTGGGCTGAGCTGCGCCACAGCCATTGCTAAG GGCTACCAGCCAACCATTTATTATCCCAAAAGGCCGAACAAGCCACTCTTCACCGCATTGGTGACCCAGTGTCAGAAAATGGACATCCCTTTCCTCGGTGAAATGCCCCCAGAG CCCATGCTGATTGATGAGCTGTATGAGCTGGTGGTGGATGCCATCTTTGGCTTCAGCTTCAAAGGTGATGTTCGAGAGCCGTTCCGCACCATCCTGAGTGTCCTGGATGGGCTCACTGTGCCCATTGCAAGCATCGACATTCCTTCAG GATGGGATGTGGAGAAGGGAAACTCTGGAGGGATCCAGCCAGACTTGCTCATCTCCCTGACAGCACCCAAAAAGTCTGCAACCCAATTCACTGGTCGCTACCACTATCTGGGAGGTCGTTTTGTACCACCTGCTCTAGAAAAGAAGTACCAGTTGAATTTGCCACCTTACCCTGACACGGAGTGTGTCTACCGTCTTCAGTGA
- the GPATCH4 gene encoding G patch domain-containing protein 4 isoform X1 — protein MSATPEIKSRGMKFAEEQLLKHGWTQGKGLGRNENGITQALRVTLKQDTHGVGHDPAKEFTDHWWDELFNRTAASLVVEAGQDGVRIKRLSKETGRHNHPKPNLLYQKFVKTATLTSGGEKPDKDLESHSDDDNQEPKPPKILTDEMLLQACEGRTAHRAARHGITMKAKLARLEAQEQAFLARLKSQDPGTPQLQSESKPLKKKKKKRKQKEEKAVTATTRSAEEECPEEAGQARSRKKKRRQQEAQEEAGIDEREGATVGNVDAEVAERSRPAEWESREQADEPCRKRKRKGSGVSDGGAGGQEATASTGTGQAERWWQPEEGDWNREEDEEGAAVGASKAAHKAHRDGKSRKIKKKSLQPQEKEEEVRNEGHEEGSRTREAVSIVHTSSSHRGERRWQERAGVSPDQTPRKKKQKKKT, from the exons ATGAGTGCCaccccagagatcaagagtcgtggGATGAAGTTTGCTGAGGAACAGCTGCTAAAGCATGGATGGACACAAG GCAAAGGCTTGGGCCGGAACGAGAACGGCATCACCCAGGCCCTAAGGGTGACACTGAAGCAGGACACTCATGGG GTGGGACATGACCCTGCCAAGGAGTTCACGGACCACTGGTGGGATGAGCTTTTCAACAGGACTGCGGCCAGCTTGGTTGTGGAGGCTGGGCAG GATGGAGTACGGATAAAGCGTCTTTCAAAGGAAACAGGCCGTCATAATCATCCCAAGCCCAACTTGCTGTATCAGAAGTTTGTGAAG ACAGCCACACTGACTTCAGGTGGGGAGAAGCCAGACAAGGACTTGGAGAGCCACAGTGATGACGACAACCAGGAGCCCAAGCCTCCAAAGAT CCTGACTGATGAGATGCTGCTCCAAGCCTGTGAGGGGCGCACAGCACACAG GGCTGCTCGTCATGGAATCACGATGAAGGCTAAGCTTGCTCGGTTGGAGGCCCAGGAACAGGCCTTCCTGGCTCGTCTTAaaagccaggaccctgggacccctCAACTGCAGTCTGAGAGTAAGCctctcaaaaagaagaaaaagaaaaggaagcagaaagaggagaaagcGGTCACAGCAACCACCAGAAGTGCAGAAGAGGAGTGCCCAGAAGAGGCTGGCCAGGCcagaagcaggaagaagaaaagacgGCAACAAGAAGCCCAAGAAGAAGCTGGGATAGACGAGAGGGAGGGAGCAACCGTTGGTAATGTGGATGCAGAGGTGGCAGAAAGGAGCCGGCCTGCAGAGTGGGAGagcagagaacaagctgatgagccctgcaggaaaagaaagaggaagggctCGGGGGTCTCAGATGGAGGGGCAGGCGGCCAGGAGGCCACAGCCAGCACAGGGACAGGGCAGGCAGAGAGGTGGTGGCAGCCAGAGGAGGGGGACTGGAACAGAGAGGAAGACGAGGAAGGGGCTGCTGTGGGGGCCAGCAAAGCAGCACATAAAGCACACCGAGATGGGAAAAGCaggaaaatcaagaagaaaagcctgcagccccaggagaaagaggaggaagtcaGGAATGAAGGACATGAGGAGGGCAGCAGGACTAGGGAGGCAGTGAGCATAGTGCACACCAGCTCCAGCCACAGAGGTGAGAGGAGGTGGCAGGAAAGAGCTGGAGTCAGCCCTGACCAGAcaccaagaaagaagaaacagaaaaagaaaacctga
- the GPATCH4 gene encoding G patch domain-containing protein 4 isoform X2 encodes MSATPEIKSRGMKFAEEQLLKHGWTQGKGLGRNENGITQALRVTLKQDTHGVGHDPAKEFTDHWWDELFNRTAASLVVEAGQTATLTSGGEKPDKDLESHSDDDNQEPKPPKILTDEMLLQACEGRTAHRAARHGITMKAKLARLEAQEQAFLARLKSQDPGTPQLQSESKPLKKKKKKRKQKEEKAVTATTRSAEEECPEEAGQARSRKKKRRQQEAQEEAGIDEREGATVGNVDAEVAERSRPAEWESREQADEPCRKRKRKGSGVSDGGAGGQEATASTGTGQAERWWQPEEGDWNREEDEEGAAVGASKAAHKAHRDGKSRKIKKKSLQPQEKEEEVRNEGHEEGSRTREAVSIVHTSSSHRGERRWQERAGVSPDQTPRKKKQKKKT; translated from the exons ATGAGTGCCaccccagagatcaagagtcgtggGATGAAGTTTGCTGAGGAACAGCTGCTAAAGCATGGATGGACACAAG GCAAAGGCTTGGGCCGGAACGAGAACGGCATCACCCAGGCCCTAAGGGTGACACTGAAGCAGGACACTCATGGG GTGGGACATGACCCTGCCAAGGAGTTCACGGACCACTGGTGGGATGAGCTTTTCAACAGGACTGCGGCCAGCTTGGTTGTGGAGGCTGGGCAG ACAGCCACACTGACTTCAGGTGGGGAGAAGCCAGACAAGGACTTGGAGAGCCACAGTGATGACGACAACCAGGAGCCCAAGCCTCCAAAGAT CCTGACTGATGAGATGCTGCTCCAAGCCTGTGAGGGGCGCACAGCACACAG GGCTGCTCGTCATGGAATCACGATGAAGGCTAAGCTTGCTCGGTTGGAGGCCCAGGAACAGGCCTTCCTGGCTCGTCTTAaaagccaggaccctgggacccctCAACTGCAGTCTGAGAGTAAGCctctcaaaaagaagaaaaagaaaaggaagcagaaagaggagaaagcGGTCACAGCAACCACCAGAAGTGCAGAAGAGGAGTGCCCAGAAGAGGCTGGCCAGGCcagaagcaggaagaagaaaagacgGCAACAAGAAGCCCAAGAAGAAGCTGGGATAGACGAGAGGGAGGGAGCAACCGTTGGTAATGTGGATGCAGAGGTGGCAGAAAGGAGCCGGCCTGCAGAGTGGGAGagcagagaacaagctgatgagccctgcaggaaaagaaagaggaagggctCGGGGGTCTCAGATGGAGGGGCAGGCGGCCAGGAGGCCACAGCCAGCACAGGGACAGGGCAGGCAGAGAGGTGGTGGCAGCCAGAGGAGGGGGACTGGAACAGAGAGGAAGACGAGGAAGGGGCTGCTGTGGGGGCCAGCAAAGCAGCACATAAAGCACACCGAGATGGGAAAAGCaggaaaatcaagaagaaaagcctgcagccccaggagaaagaggaggaagtcaGGAATGAAGGACATGAGGAGGGCAGCAGGACTAGGGAGGCAGTGAGCATAGTGCACACCAGCTCCAGCCACAGAGGTGAGAGGAGGTGGCAGGAAAGAGCTGGAGTCAGCCCTGACCAGAcaccaagaaagaagaaacagaaaaagaaaacctga